A stretch of DNA from Anopheles ziemanni chromosome 3, idAnoZiCoDA_A2_x.2, whole genome shotgun sequence:
CTTTCCCGTTTAATTAATCTTAGGGATTCATGAGTCTCTCATTCAAAGATTCACGTATCTCAAACTGGAAGCTAATAGTATAATGAAACGAAGCAAAGAGTTATTCATGGATCTGAATTTGAATTGCCTAACTCTTCAATTAAAGCTATTAAATTTCAGTCACAGCATTCAATGGTATTAAGCTGAGACTAAAATTTACCATAAATAATATCTATATGAATCATTGAAAgctgttttgaattttatggACATGATTGATTATGGATCCCATTTTCTATGGTATATTGTATAAATGTGTCCAACATCTAACATCCTTTGAGGACATTTTTATCATTGAAACTAAAATTGtgatcgaaaataaaaatattaaatagttATCGCTAATTGAACTAAACCAAGTAAAATACAAATGTTCAAAATGAATTATATCAGGTGATATTGAATGATATTTTTCTACACTTGCAAGTGTTGCACTACtgtagtgtttaaaaaatgtcgTTCGTAAATTGAGTGTTGGGTTAAGTACAGAGGATCGCATTGAAACAAATCTAATGATGCACAAGATAAAAAATCGTTCGAATCTTTTGATCATTTCGAACAAACATCTTCTACGTCTATGCTCATTTAATTAGAAGAAATTTACATAAATCGGTTGCTTACCCCATTGCTAGTCAGGAAGAGCGTGTGCAAACGTCCGCACTGTACGGCCAACACTTCCAGCTCGATCTGACGCAAAAAGCTGGCCGCCGGTGGTAGCCCATTCGGCCCGATCGCATCCCCCTGCAGAGCGGTCCTGCTGAGGGCGCAATTGACTCCATTCGAGCCCCAAATAAACGCCACGCGATTTACGACGGCGGCCGCGTGGAAGAACCCGGTCGCGATCGGTGTGAACCGTTCCAGGCGCATCTCGATCGCCCGCTCCTCGTGATGCACCCGGACATGCTTTAGTGCATTCAAAAACCCGGCACTCTCGCAGTGTATCTTCAACTGCTGCGCACGGATCGCCACCGCGAGAAACGTTTCGATCAGCGCCTTGCAGAAGAACAGCAGATGCCGGCCGGACGGTTCCTTCGCGCTGCTCTCGTGGTTCGTGAGCCGATGCATCAGCGGCCGGTAGACCGGATGGAACGGGTTCAGCTGACGAATGAGCCGCTCGAGCACGTTATTATCGAACACGGGCAGACAGCGGCGGATCAGCTCGAAGTAGTTCATCGTGTAGTCCTGCAGGTAGATCAGGCACTCCATGAACAGTTCGTTGGAGAGGTTATACACGAACGCGTTCGTTTCCGCCGCCGTCGGTTGCGGTTGTGTCGTGTCGGCCGTCGTTTGCTCCCATGTGCCAACGAGACAGCTGAACACGTCCAGACAGGTGCCGCGCGTCATCGCCAGCAGAATGGCCGTCGAGTAGAGTTTGCCGTGCGAGAGCATGATGCAGGCCAAGCTCGTGTGGTACTTGCTGTTCGTCACGATGTAGTTCCACAGTGGGATGTAGTTTTTGTCGATCGTACAGCGATCGCAGAGCGTCAGAAACATTAGGTTCGAAAGGTGGAACTGATCCGATGGTGAAATCTGCACGTCCAGCAggacgtcgtcgttgtcgtagGAAAAATCGCTACACGCTGCTCCCGTGTTGATCGGCTTAAGCGTTGTGCGAGAGTTTAACTGAAATAGAGTGGTAAATTAACCCAAACGTCCACTGGAAACCAATAGCCAACTTACGTTTATCAGCGAATCGTAAACCACATTCCCAAGGTGAGCCTCATCGACAAGAAGTCGCATAATATCATGCATCAGGAACTGACTGTTAATGATGTGCGAATTACGGAGTGCCATCGCGCACAGCTTCATCAAGGCCTTGTTTTCGTTCGCCAGTGCCAACTTGAGCGCCGTCTTCATCGGGGACAGCCGGGCCACGTTGTACGTCATCAGCGCCTCCGAGATACGCTTCCGGCGCAACAGCACATCCCCCGCGTACTCGATGCAGGTGGCCAGCGGAAGGCCAAACGTGGCGCAAAAGTCCTCACACGCCGCCCAGATACACTTGTGCGCTAAGCCGAGGAACAGATTCCGACCACTATCGGCCAGCTCGACCGCGTACAGATTACGATCCGTCACGATCACGGCCCGATCGAACTCGATCGTGGGAAACTCATCCACCATCACCTGCGCCTCGGATGTGTCCAGTTTGCGCTCCATTCGGAGACCCTTCTGGATGCGCAGATAGTTCGATACGGCCGACTTTTGAAAGATCGATCGATTGTCACCCGCAGCGTCGGATGGTTTTTCTCCTTCGCCGCTTTCGGCGGCGTGCTTCCCGCCATCGCCCATCGCGTGCTCACCGATCGTGGCCACCCGGTGGATGTCCAAGACCCGTTCGTCCGGGAAATGGAATACACCAAGCAACGAGTGTTCGTTGAAATCGCAATCGTCACCCATCTTCATCGAGGCGATCTTGCAGCTTACGACGCTCACGGCATTCGGAGCACCGGCATCGGTGGtgctgctactgctactgTTACTGCTCTCATCCAACGAGTTCCCCCCATTggccttctcctcctcctcttcctcccccTCGGCCGGTTTCGCTGGATCCTCCGCTGGTTGGCAACTGTGCAGCACGTAAAGGACGTTCCTCGTCAGCACGGTCGAGTGGCAATGCTTTGGCAGCTTGTAGATATGCAGCGGAATCAAGCTAATATCCATACTGTGGACCGACAGCGTGTCCGAGTAGGAGTGCAGTGCGCTCAGCAAATACTTCCCCTCAAGAAACTGTACGACAAAGTACGGCCCAGCCGGGGTGGTTAGTATTTCCGGGTACATGCCGGGCAGTTCCATCACCGCCAGGTTGGCCGCGTGCTCCTTGTATTTTTCCCGTTCCTTCGCACGGATACGACTTTCCGACAGCTTCAGCTTCAGTGTGCCGATCTTTTTCGCTCCCAAATCACGCAACGACAGCAGGCGCGCTTTGGCCGCGGGGAACAACTTTGGTAGGGCGCCCTGTTGCTGACCGCCGGCGCCCGAATCAGCGGCAGATTCGGGCGTTTCCACCTTCTCAAAGTCATCCCCTGACGGAGGTTCGGAGCTGTTCGGGCTGGAACCGCTGCTGTCTCCTTCGTTCGCCGTGGGCGTCAGTCGCGGCTGTGATCCGGCACTCGGTTCTCCGTCCTTTGGCAACGAAAGCACTATCTGCCAGTCCTCTATCGGCACCGAGCTGCTGCTATCGCCACCGTCCGAGAGTGATTTCAACAGTTCAGACTTGAGATCCTGCCCGGCAGTGGGCGTAATGTCACCGGGGAAGGTATACTTGATCGATTTctgctccagcagcagcttccACTGCTCTTTGGTGGACGTGTTGATCATCAGGCTGATCGTTTCCATGCTGTTGTCCTGGCAAATGATCAACTTTTCGATCGAACCTCGCTCACAGTTGGTATTGCCGAGAAACGGACAGTTGGGTGTTAGTGctaagggaaaagaaaataatatcaacCAGTGGAGGGTCATTGACGTTTTTACAAGGAGTGACTTACCAACAACACAAATCGACCCATCCGAATAGCCAAGAATGGCACGAGGTTCACTGGCCAACGTACGCCACCAGCTGCAGCAGGTAGGATACGGACAGGACGCGGATACCGTCGACTCCAAGCTAGAACTGATGGTATAGGTCTCCTGTGGCGTCGATGATTTGGACCCACCGTCCGCTAAACCGGCGACGGCCTCCTTCAACTGTGCGCCTTCGGCGAAAAAATCTTCAATCGTTTTCATCGCAATCGGCGTGTCGGTCCCGGTGGCCGATATGCTTCTATTTGCATTCTCCTCCTCGCGCGCCTTCTCCTGCTGCTCGAGAAACAGCTTCCGGTAGATGCTGTTCAACGCGAATATTTCATCGATCTTGTGCGTCGTGTAGGTTGAGctggatttttttattgttggtgCGTCAAAGATCAGATTCGGCTCGGAAGACGATGGGCTTTCGCTTGCCATGCCCGCTGCGGCCACCGGCGCCCCATTTCCCTTGAGACTGCCCTCGGAGGCAATCGAGGATCGGTGCGATGACGACGGCTGGTGTTGCTGGCTGTTGTGCGAATTGTTTGGACAGGTCTGCGGATTGGGACATTCGTGGGGGCCGATGAATGGCACAATGAAAGACGTGATCTCGTCCCGGTTGAACGTCCCATCCACATCCTCGAGAGACTTGTCGCAAATCGACAGTGCCGGAAGGATGTGCAGAGTGTTGTCGTAACCTGCAGGCAAAACGGTGAACTTACACTTCAAATAAACTTCTTAGGATCGCAACTCTTGGCAGCAGATACTTACAAAACACCAACAACCAACATCCGGTACTGTCAAAGCACACGTCCCGTATGGTCTTGTGATTTTCAGCGAACCAACAGAGCAACATCAGATGCACCTCTCCATGCCGGTCAATATAACGGAACAGGATCTGATCATTCTGCCGCACCAGACACAGAAGCTGATACTCCTGGTCGTTTTTGATACTTGCCGACAGCTTCGCGTTCACATTCGTGATCAGGGTGGACAGTCGGAGCACATCCCAGTCCTTCAGCGATGCCATGTTGTTTTCGACGGACAGTCTAGTACAGATGTGAAATACGATCCTGTCCGTTTGTTTTTACGCCTTTTATCGACAAATCCGGCACCCCGAAACAGCAATTTATACAATCCAGCATGGATTCACCACCAAAATCCACTTcttcaaaacgtaaacaaagcaattttattttagcaCGGCAGCTGTCAGCTGCTTCAGCAGCTTCAGAAACCTTGATcgcaatttaaaataatggcAGCTTTAGCTAATTTGTAGATAACTTTTCAGTGGCTTGGTCGATTCGAACAGTAGATCCCTTAAATAAAAGATcttttaaaaacaagaaattttaaatgataaagattCCTCcgtatttcttattttttgaaaaagaaagtttagaaaaataaaaaataggtGCAGAAACCTTGGTAAGAATTTTACGCCAACTATCTACACGACGTCGCAACATTCCCACGGTATTACCACGGCACTGCTGTTTATTTTCATACgaaaatcgtttgaaacaTTTATCAAATGATAGAAGTTACCAGGTGGTTGAATTTTGTCTGTGGTAAgcaagaaaaatttgaaattccgTTGTaactaaaaaccaaaaaggacTAAGTTCCGATTGATACAAAGAGTTGATTGTCAAAAAATCCAAAATAGACTAACCTGAATCCGCGACTAAATTTGTGCATCCATTTGTATCTTGTATGTTGTGTTTCGATTTTCCTGAAGAAAAATACCAGAGTTCGTCTAAAAAAGTACGTTTATATAGTGTAACTGTTATGTTCGCATTTCTTAAATATGAAGGAAACTGTATTTAGTGAAAAATCAATCTGAACTGGTCGTACACCATGAAATTGATAACGCAATCAATTGccgattgtttgtttacatcagTTGTGTCGAACCCTGCAACAGAGAAAAAGTGTTCTCCATGAATTTTAAGGACTATTAACATATTTTCCCTTATATTATGTCTATTTCAGCTAGACATGGAGCCGGCTAATAAACTGATGCGCATCGATACTGGAGGCACTGGCGAATTTATCCGGCAAATAACACAACAACCAATGCCAATCGTTTCTCCACCTGGCATTCACAGCACTACAGTCTCCACCGGGCAGCAGCAGTTGGTTCCACTGAAATCGGGTTTAACTGTGATTACAAGGTCAATTCAACCCACCAAACCCGGTCGACCACCGTTGCCGCTGAAGCCTACCGTTACGCTGTCCATCACCAACAAATCTTCCGCCAAACCTGAGAAACCACCGCTCCCTTCGAAGCCTACCATCACTTTATCCACCACAATCAATGCTATCTCAAAATCCACTTTCCCTTCCACTCAAACACCCATCGCTCAAAACGTACTAAAGTTTAAAGATTCCTCTCCATGCATCCAACCGGCTGCCTCACCAAATCCATCCTTGACGCCATTTCCATCATCCGGTACACTGTCGGCAATGACTGCTGAACCGGACAGTAGCGCATCGGTAGTTCCTTCGTCGATTCAAACTGCTATCTTGCAGGTACTGGGAGTTGTGCAACAAATCCACGACACACAAAAACTGCAAGTGCAAGATGCCAggcgtttggaagaaaaggtAGATGCACTGGCAAAGCGGTTGTCCAATCTAGAGGAGCATGTACAGCGAGTGACGGCAACACTATCCAGCACTGGTTCTATCATCCGATCCAACAATGTAGCagttaaaatggaaaaactaaatTCTTTCGTAGAGATgcaaaagtttaatttaaaactagGTTCAGATAGCGAATTTTTCGAGGACGTTGTATTATGGATACAAAACGTGATCGGTGCAGAGGACATTCACACgaaaatttccaaaacatttgaCCTCCTGTTTGATCGTGAATTCTTCGCCTCGAGTGAGTGGCAAAGCGAGCCAAGTCTTCAGGTTCTGTTAGCAAAATTTACTAGTCTTCACAAACTGCTGCAGGCGGTTGTAGGTGAGGAGTTCCAGCCACCCACGGAAGGGTATGTGTTAAATCTCTGTGAAGAGAAATCAATAGATGAAAGTATTCTGAGTTGAAAcatacaaaattaagcaacataCAAAGATTAGTATTAAGATGACATCACTTTTCATACCCCTCGATTTGATAAACTAATACttcaaaagtatttttcttggTACCTTGGTCGTTAGCGAATTTCCTTGTCTCTCATGATATTATCATATATTTTAGAAGTCGTATGGCATATAGTTGAAGCCACATTGTTTCCAAAACATTAGGCTATACAGATAGATGCCATAAAATTGACTAATATATTCCTTACATTATTCAGGACCAACAAAGG
This window harbors:
- the LOC131286044 gene encoding uncharacterized protein LOC131286044, yielding MASLKDWDVLRLSTLITNVNAKLSASIKNDQEYQLLCLVRQNDQILFRYIDRHGEVHLMLLCWFAENHKTIRDVCFDSTGCWLLVFCYDNTLHILPALSICDKSLEDVDGTFNRDEITSFIVPFIGPHECPNPQTCPNNSHNSQQHQPSSSHRSSIASEGSLKGNGAPVAAAGMASESPSSSEPNLIFDAPTIKKSSSTYTTHKIDEIFALNSIYRKLFLEQQEKAREEENANRSISATGTDTPIAMKTIEDFFAEGAQLKEAVAGLADGGSKSSTPQETYTISSSLESTVSASCPYPTCCSWWRTLASEPRAILGYSDGSICVVALTPNCPFLGNTNCERGSIEKLIICQDNSMETISLMINTSTKEQWKLLLEQKSIKYTFPGDITPTAGQDLKSELLKSLSDGGDSSSSVPIEDWQIVLSLPKDGEPSAGSQPRLTPTANEGDSSGSSPNSSEPPSGDDFEKVETPESAADSGAGGQQQGALPKLFPAAKARLLSLRDLGAKKIGTLKLKLSESRIRAKEREKYKEHAANLAVMELPGMYPEILTTPAGPYFVVQFLEGKYLLSALHSYSDTLSVHSMDISLIPLHIYKLPKHCHSTVLTRNVLYVLHSCQPAEDPAKPAEGEEEEEEKANGGNSLDESSNSSSSSTTDAGAPNAVSVVSCKIASMKMGDDCDFNEHSLLGVFHFPDERVLDIHRVATIGEHAMGDGGKHAAESGEGEKPSDAAGDNRSIFQKSAVSNYLRIQKGLRMERKLDTSEAQVMVDEFPTIEFDRAVIVTDRNLYAVELADSGRNLFLGLAHKCIWAACEDFCATFGLPLATCIEYAGDVLLRRKRISEALMTYNVARLSPMKTALKLALANENKALMKLCAMALRNSHIINSQFLMHDIMRLLVDEAHLGNVVYDSLINLNSRTTLKPINTGAACSDFSYDNDDVLLDVQISPSDQFHLSNLMFLTLCDRCTIDKNYIPLWNYIVTNSKYHTSLACIMLSHGKLYSTAILLAMTRGTCLDVFSCLVGTWEQTTADTTQPQPTAAETNAFVYNLSNELFMECLIYLQDYTMNYFELIRRCLPVFDNNVLERLIRQLNPFHPVYRPLMHRLTNHESSAKEPSGRHLLFFCKALIETFLAVAIRAQQLKIHCESAGFLNALKHVRVHHEERAIEMRLERFTPIATGFFHAAAVVNRVAFIWGSNGVNCALSRTALQGDAIGPNGLPPAASFLRQIELEVLAVQCGRLHTLFLTSNGLYSMGANNLGQLGIGGHMLNALQPMLVKTLDGKSITHFAAGQYHNAVVANGLLYSWGWGVFGQLGHGTVEDCATPKVLEFFRNKIIAQIALGHAHTLVLCREQHDSRNTLYVFGSNHYGQLGLGQEDPFGCTVDTRNGKSFLVSLIPRKVQLDEDIALINTKLFVNLVLTTTNKLYTWGSSPQALRLATQARKRAKSSNSGKSGSYSKFSSILRSNSSSASTAPSTSSSSGTGQDKSADSDMEENPAEDDAPTASASTEGVENQTETPAKEDDKTDANVVDVELPKEDTVEEQGQSETGVTIPEIKITDNSVANESVTPVETEGEGEKSSTTNAPEDAMEHLFPSVVDTSLVEEKIVKISSGLYHFAIVSADGSIYTWGKNIERQLGREGGRNEVLIPTRLDNVEGVQYVECGADFTLIMTTDHVVKAWGNNNMGQCAKEINLDRSGIPGKLVRLPISNRVVRIPDSSQFIEAPYEVRLPANDGHGYGEPLRFLKSMPKFRRTFVIKSALEKLISNISTISSSLNDVSNAEMDDLVGELPDSVGEGRALLLVQQNNVASTLSSLQSVSYATSPTSLALDDEEEVEDDEDDDGEEYDEIGFGGRKEGQHESSGGALGGTTDRSADSSRLFNGRYLMSNDFIHYCLYIFHGLYSQDDVLELTKRGNEYHIRMTMLNYDYVESFRLILELLSSSLSSSASPSSITRQTQNLVKIFEYFTKDSNIVPMEVGNIKYFIYELFMFFIRHNLSVDVLEEFFLRNLDCYLVQLALVLYFNNTNNLAAARSSGSTGVSIDTEVLALERKLLDKFNNNSGNPLLAGELFGAGRSGGQVVRKLENTDTINRALSTGFSVTVCQKLLDYFDRFK